In Melanotaenia boesemani isolate fMelBoe1 chromosome 5, fMelBoe1.pri, whole genome shotgun sequence, the DNA window GTGAAGGGTTGTCTGCTTTTCCACCTCAGCTACAGCAAAAACCCTTTTTAAATCAGTTAAGTCTGTGTTATATcatggtacacacacacacacacacatagacacatcTAAATACATGAATCTATAAGtaaacctttttcttctttttactcaAGACTGAACAACTACAAATCCAAGGGGTACACAAGTTCAGATCCTCCATAAGTTGTACTACTGCAAGAAACCACTTAGCTCACACTGCAACCAGTAACCGGAAACATCCTCCAGTATCCATATCTTGACTGTTACCAATGACAATGTGGACATGTTAGCAATGCTAGAACTTGACTTTCTGTGAGGTGTTGTAAAGTCATATCACATGCGATACAAACCCATTTCCAGGACCACCTGGAAAACGAGTGGTGGGACATTGAGGCCGTGTTCAGAGCCGTGCTTGCCATTTTGGAGACTGCCCAGGAGAAAGTGCTGAAGCCGCTGGGAGACAGGAGACAGCTGTtggaaaaagaagcaaaagaccTGAAAGATGAGCTGGAAGCTGAAATCAACAAACTCGAGAAGATGATTTCTGACTTGGACGACATATCTGTGCTAGAGGATCACATCCTTTTCTTACAAGTGAGAAGAAACTTGTAGCATCTTAGAaatttttcctcctcttttcgTTTTAATTCATTACTGTGTTAGAGCCGTTAACGGATCCTTTCACCTTTCTGTTTGTCAGAGGTACCCGTCTGTTATAGTCCAGGATGACATGAGGGACTGGACTaaggtggagcttgacacgTCTCTGTCTTTTGGCACCATGAaaaaaaccacaacaacaaTGATGGAAAGGATTCAACAGGAACTGGAGAAGCTGGCCTGCATCGGTAAGAGTTCAGTCCACAACAGTAACAGTGAAAGAAATGATGCGTTTGTTGATCTGAAACTCTTCTTCACTTCACAGAACTTGAGAGACTCACAAAGTTTAAAGGTACATgacatcatttattttattatcgtAAAACcaaaaaaggtttaaacttATTAATCAGTTTTCTGTTGGATTTAACAGTTGAAGTGCAGCTGGATCGGACCACTGCGCACCAGCGCCTCGTTGTTTCTGATGATGGGAAAGAAGTGAAAGATGGAGGAGAGGACCAGAACGTGGAGGAGGATCCTGAGAGGTTCAGTCATTTCGGCAGTGTCCTGGCGATCAACAGCTTCACCTCTGGGAAATCATACTGGGAAGTCGAGGTCAACAAGAAAACCGGGTGGGATCTAGGTGTGGCGAGAGGCGACGCCAACCGCAAGGGGAAGCTCACGCTGAGCCCAGATAATGGTTACTGGGTTCTGGTCCACTATGAGGAGGAGAACTACGCAGCCATGACAGCACCACCAATTCGTCTTTCTCTGAAAGAGAAACCTACTAAAGTGGGGGTGTTGGTGGACCACAAGAAAGGTCTCGTCTCCTTCTACGATGTGACGGCTCGGTCTCACATCTACTCATTCACAAACTGCTCCTTTAAAGACCAGCTTTACCCATATTTCAGTCCACATATGAGGCAAGATGAGAAAAACTCTGAGCCTTTGGTTATTACTGCTGGGAAAGATTTTGAAAAGTCAttggaggaagaatggagacGTCTGTGCTCCATATCTGTCTAGACAAAGTTTTGAATTTTAATAAACCaagattttattgtgtttatcaGAAGGCAGGTAGGGGGTGGTGATGGGGGACACCAGTTTCAAAGTGTAGcccaaaacttttattttatctttccaCAACTTTAAATTCACATTTTGACAACTTTTTGAGTTAGACTAGCTTTTACATGTTCAGAACCAAAAGTCTCCTTTTCTGGGTTAGACTAATGTACATTACACTTTCATTACTTATTAGTCTCATTTGGgcaaatgtttttacaaaatattgatttgaatgatgaaaatgatcttaaaacattgttttttatgGGTAAGAtcacttattttttattcttgttacAATCAAAAGTAAGccattatttttgtaaatgctgTAAATTTATTTGCAAGTTGTTTATTCCAACTTTTCGCAGCGTTTTTAACTCTTCGCTTGACAACAGCAGCTCCACAAGGGTCAACGACGTATTTAACTTGATTTTATACAAATTACTATGAGCACGTCTGAAAGTAGACCCATGAGCTTGAACAAAAGCATTGCTGACATCAGTTAATGTCAAGattataaacaaaacagaattaccGCAAGAGACATCTTATTGTGTCTACAACAACCCAGACAAATAGATTCCTAGCATTCAAAAAGTGGAGACAGGAACCTCCACAACAGAGGACATTTTTTAGTTAGAGACTCTTTGGTTGTTTCTCCGAGCATTCCATGGTCTGATCTTAAGGACTTGCTGGGGTATCCTCTGCTGGGAAGATTGTCAattcttttaaatgtgatttttgtgAATGATCTTTTCATTGTTAATTGATGTCTTTAAATTGGAAGGAAATGATCCCATAACCCTCCCAGTTTGATGGGCAGCAATAGCTGCTTCTCTTAGATCgatgctgatgtctttcctccttgacaATGTGCTAACACTGACCTGCTGCTCCAGAACAgcaaaatgtcagaaagtcTTACCAGAGATGCTCATTAAATGATGATTAAATGCATTGTATTAGCAGCACCTAGCAGCTGCTAATCATTACTTTTCTAAGAGCACGTAACAGTGGAATTAGTTTGTGTTGATGCCACACTGGCcatattttctaaaaacaaaacaaaaaaacaaacaagcaaaaaaaaaaaaaaaaaaaacaaacaaagaaaaaaaaaaagaaaaaaaagaaaaactaaacatactgaaagtaaataaagaattGCTCCACAAgcagcattattattattcatgttcttggtttcttgGGACATGTAGAGAGCTCAATGTATTCTTagttctgaaatgtttgtgtccgTTAATATGCCTGCAACAACTGCAATAAACCAatgaaatggatttttttttatcttcttgtgAGTATCAGGGTCTAAGTTTCAGCaaaagttgaaaataaacaccATTGTCCCGTTGTATTATCAGTAGGTAATTAtatcagtcatttttttcagcCCTTATTATGTCTGATACGGCTCTAAtggttaaataaatatcaaCATGGTGCtacatttaaaaccattttgcTCATCTGTTAGAGAAAAGTCAACTTCAGTAAGATGAAAATGTATATTGTATAACATGTTAAATGTATAACTATGTGATATGTGTATTAAATATGCATGGCAATCTAATGTTAACATGtcataaaacaatataagaACAACAGCAGGCATTTCTCTCTAAATTCTTCCCCCTTCTGTTTCATattattgttgtgtttaaaaCTCTCGACTCTTTCCTGTCTGTGGTGGAGAAAGTGACTAAGCCACTTCCTCCACGACAGGCGAAAACTTATTTTCAGTTTAGGCATGTTAGTGGGAAATGTTTTATCCGGGTGTTTATCATAAGTTTGAAATACCATATGAATAAATAGTTTTATACACAGGCCTCGTGTCTTTGACTCCCGCTCCTCTGAGCAGAAGGGTCTCAGAATCAAGTCAAGATTCAAgaaaaggggggtggggggggggggggggaaaaaaaagaaaaaaagcggTTGTTGGTCCCTGAAACGAAACTAAAACTCGTTGAGGAGGGAAGGCTTGAAAAACATCACAATAACAATACCGTTTTATTGATGTTGCGCCAGCAGAACTAGAAGGTAGGAAATCTGTTCTGTTATTACCTTCATCCTGAAGGGGATTTAGAAACTAAATGAGCAAAGAGAAAGTTCATTCAGTAAGTTTACACGGAGTTCGTGGTTAAAGCTGCATCAGTAAAGTCTCAGAACAAAATGAAGAAGCCAACTGAAGGACATTTAAATGTacgaatttatttattaatagcTTCAGCGCCGGTGTTGTTTAAAGAGCAGCATCTTTACTGGTGGTTCTGTTTTGGGTTAGTTCACATGTCTGGTTCTGGTGTTATTTCGTGTTCTTGGTTTCCAGTTCTGGTTaagttttctgttcctggctttTCCTCTGTTACTGACTGTAACACCTGCTCCGTGTTTAGTTCTagtttttttgtataaatacttgtttctttattttcttcccaGATCCTCATCACTCCATGTCAATCCTGTAccagtttgtttctgcttttattacattttcagtatCATCAGTAAGTCTGTGagttacccttttttttttatcatgccAGTCAagtgtatttagtttttttttattaatattatttgtatTCCTACTTCCAACTGTCTCCATCCTCACCGTGCATTTAGGTCCTTCCTCCTCATCACACCATGACAGGAATTCTCTGCTTTTATGTTATGTCACTGCCAAGagctatttaattaaaaactaaagagCTTTATCTTGATATATTTCtcattaatattttactaaaagTCATTATCTTGTGAAATGTGCATTTAGTTGCTGTGCAACAAAACCCAGAGaagtacattttatttctgtttgttttattttttcttcctttagcTTGCTTCGTACAGCATgttagcaaacagaatgatgattttttttccgcCGTGTTACGCTGAACATGGGAGAGATTAATGGATATAAAGGGATCAATGTTTTGTGAACATAAGACTCCCCTTGACACTTGGatattgttctttatttttaaatttggttATTGCTGAATTACACgttaatgctggacctgacagaagaaacatgaagaaaagaggagaagaaaagaaaaatgagacaaaGATGCAAAAGACAGCAACAAATATGCAATCAAACCCAAACAGAAAAGGCAGACGACCAGCTGCTAAACCTGTTAAAAATCTTAACTGAAAACATCTTCCGGCTTCtgtgagaaaacaaagcagagaatcatcaggagcacctatagGAAAACAATGGTAGAAAGAGTTTTGCGGTGGTTTGACTGCAATAAATCATACGATTCCTGTAAAAAGGAGACAGAAACCTTCTCATTTAGCTCTTGGTTGCCACGGAGGAATTTAAAcggaaagaaagacaaaagattATTGAACTTGCACTTCCATTATAtgcttttattcatgttttctgtacACAAACAGCAAAGATGAGCCTCCAAGTTTGCCATTGCTGTGGCTGGTCCAAAGTGACGACCTACCAGGGCCTGAGGATCCACCAGGGTAGGATGGGATGCACGCCGAAGGGTATAAGGGTTACAGAGCCTGAACAGCAGTACATGTGGGGCTATGTGGGACCACCAAAAGTCCAAGTGGATCTCAAGGTGGATGTTTGTAGCTCTTTTAAGACAGGTGAGTTTTCTAAATGATTATTGctgtgttcattttaaaattcttacaCTGTGAGACAAGCAGTGAAGACAAACCAGTAACAAGGATATTTATTCTAGTTGAATTAACAATCAGAATATGTCTTGAACAGAAACTAAAGACCAGAGTCTCCAGGTTTGTCACTGTGGCTGGACTAAATTCACAACTTATCAGGGGTTGAGAATTCACCAGGGGAAGATGGGCTGTACGCCAAAGGGAGTGAGGATCCCAAAGAAAGAGCAGTACAACTGGGAGATGTGCTGGGAAGATGAGGCGGATTACGATAAATATCCTCAAACAAAGAGAGTCAATATCAAGAAAGAGGTAAAACATTCAGGTTTATTTAGGTCAAGCAGTCAAATTTAAGGTTTAGAGGTAAACGTGTCATCAAGCACTTTTAACTTTCCACCTCAACTTCACAGACTTTGCCAGAGATTCCGAGGATGAGCAACAGGAGAGACGAATACAaatcatgtgtgtgttgggttCAAATTCGGTCACATTGAGAATTTGCACAACAATCTGACTGATGTGTCTTTTCACAACAGCTTCTATGGCTCCTCACCGCTCCTCCCACAGAACAACAAGGTCAAAGTCAGGCCAAGAGAAGCTCTCCACCCATCTGCAGGTGAAGCAGAGGCACAAACAACTGTTTGACTTCACTGTACGTGTGATCATTTCTTCACAAAtggaataaatgttttttaggTCAACAGACCAGTTAGGGAGCATTCAGTAGCAGCAAACCCTGAAGATGGATTCTGtcttaagaagaaaaatataaagcGTCAGCCATTACCAGAGGTACttaattgtttgttttgaaacataaaataaaaatctttgtaGCATTGTGGCTTATTGCCTTCATTAGAATACATTGAGTGGAGACATGAAGGGCGTATGGAGCGCTGAACGCTACAATGACTACACAGTAACAACAGTCAGAACCAAGGAGGAGCCTGAGGACTGTATgtataaagaaaagaacagtttattcacaagattttgctAATCAGGATAAAAATGAAGCAACTATTATTAAAAATTGGGAATCTTCTTTTCTCGCAGGGTTTGCAGCTCCAGATGTGTCTCTCCAAACCACTGCAAAGATAAAGTCGAGGCCGTGGCTGCAGGATTACTCCCCTGAGGTGCAGCAGATTAGTTGGAATTGAATGACTTGGAATTTCCATTTGCATGTATGATGATaatagttttctgtttcttccttCAGATGTACACGGAGACTCCGACTGCTTCAGCAGTCAGACCAAAGAAGAGACACCAGTGGGCTCAGACACCGTCACAGGTAACTGATTAATGAACAAATTCCTCCACTTTAGATcacttttttatctttatgtgtTGCAGAATCTAACATGCTGTCATTTTAAAGGATAAAAATTCTATcctgaaaattttttttttcttttttgtgaagGGTATGGTTGGCAAGCATCCACCAATCATTCACTCAGAACCAGATGTCCAATCAAAGGACAAACAGAGGCAGGATCAAACATTTTCACTGGTACTACGCTCTTTAATGTTCAATACATACACAGGATGGTACAGTTTATCTGCTCCTATGCCATGTCATAGTGCCATAAGTGTAGTTAGACGCTGTAGTTGCTGTTGTAACTGTTACATCTTGACCACTAGGTGAACAGATCAGCCAGAGAACAGCCACCATCTCCACCTGTGGTCCTACCTAGAAAGAAAGATTCCCTTTCACTGAACATAAATCAAGAGGAATCTGATTCAAAGGTGATGAAGATGTCTAATGTTTATGAATACTTTTATCAAAGTTATTTACAAGATTTAGTCACAGTTGTAAAATTCTTACTCtgtgagaaaagaaataaagaaaaaacagttttctttactGCAACTGCAAATGATGACATTTGCTCATCTTCCACATCCCCATCCcttcatttttcaaatataCATCTAGTAAACTTCAAGTTTCTATGGTCTGTAGCtagaaatgcatgtagaaaaTAACCATGAGGTCAGATTAATTGTGCATACAGTGTGTTATTGATGCATCAGCTTTTGTAGATCATTACAGTATTATATTGTTTTCCTGTTAGAGAAAACAGTGTAAACAACTGCAATTGTTACatctcaaccactaaaacataaatcaaatcCTTTCAGGTGGAAAGATCAGTCAGAGAGCAGCCATCATCTCCACCTGTGGTCCTGCCGAGGAAGAAAGATGCTCCTGCATACGTGACAGAGAGATCTGAGAGGTTTTCTGTGCAAGAAATTCAGAATATGTTACAGAGAAAGAATAAGATGAGAGAAGACAACAGTGACATCAAACCACCGGGGCTGGGCAGTGAGGTAAAGATCATCATTTACTTCAACTTGCAGTTATTACGTCAGTCAACACCCCTACAAGAAACGTGTTCATTAGTATGTCTGATtagtatgaaaataaaatagaaattttcTTTAAGATGTATTTTACCGGTCCCCTTTTTTGTGTCAGAATGTTCTGGTCTCATTGAGGATCAATTCACCAACAACAGCAGCGATAACGGAGGAGAAAAAGTCATGTCAGTCCAAGATGCTCATTTATCTAACAGAAGAATTTGATCATTGTTTGGATAAATGAATCAGCAAATCTGAGAGTGACTGTCGTCTCCTTTTTACAGCTTTTACGCCCCAACCTGAAGACGCTAAACCAGACCATCAACTGCAGGATTTCCCTGCTGCTGAGCAGGCAgagcatcatcatcaacattttCAGGTGAACAGATCAGTCAGAGAGCAGCTACCATCTCCACCTGTGGTCCCACCAAAGAAGAAGGACTCACCTTTACTGAAGATAAATCCAGAGATATCAGATTCAGAGTCTGACCAAGAAATTCAGGATTATTTACAAGGAAAAAAGATGATTGTAGAAACTTTAAAGGACATCGACAGACCAGTGGAGACAGCCCATGAGGTAAAGAACAAGCGTATATTATATATGTGGTGATCAATGAAGCCAAAatgaatcagttttttttttaaactaataaaaatggaattaaaGATGCACAGGTGAAGTAATTAAATTCACAGctcatatttactttttagaGGACGAATTCACCAACAGAAGTTTCATTCATAAAGGAGAACAAGTCACGTATGTaccaaatgatcatttttacaactcaacatgataataaatattataataaacatttaaatgaatggTTCAACTAATATTGGGACTactttaagataaataaatgttgagtgtgtgtctgtctgaacAGCTTCTACTCCACAACCCTCCTTCAGAAAACCCACAAACCCAAAAGCTGCCCATCAGCTGCAGGATTTCTCTGCAGCTGAGCAGGTAAAGTTACAGAAAGTTACATGTTCTCATGACCTCAGTtcggtttctgtttttactacGTTGTGAATTAAACTGGCATCTTTTCAGGGAACCAAATCGGTCGTGAGACATTCAAAGATTCCACCTGTGGTCCCGCCTAAGACGAAGGACTCGGCTTTAGTCAAGGTCAATCAATCTGAATCAGAGGTGAAGAATTTAttacaaacagagaaaaaaaaaaacaaatgaaagagagCATGTTGGACTAAAAGAAACAGCTTGCAGGATGGTGTACTGGAACAGCATCAGAGAATTATCATAttggaagaaaaacacattattaatcCCACAGAAGACAAAAGAACTATATTAAGTACAATTAAgtcaaaaacatttcaaatgaaaatgaaagtttaggtGGTTTACACTTCATTTCACTATTTGAGATGTTTATTTAAGTGAAATATCtagtttaaatctaaatatggttacatattaattcatttttccaacttttttgacAGATTACCAAAGATACAAGTACTCCCACCAACATAACAGCAGTGGCAGATGTCTCAGCAACATGTATGTTttataattgtttaaaaaaagtggatttttattcataatctaaaaaaataaatatgtcgTTCTTGTTCTCTACAGCCCATAAAGCTGCACAGTCTGGTTTATCCACTGGCGTAAAGGTACAGTAGACTCACTAATAACCcagtgaataaaaacagttttacactTTCAAATGCAATGAGGACACAAATATCTGTTTCTGTTCTAAAAACAGCAGAACCTTTTACAGTAATGTCATCATTTGAGTCATATGTCATGTTTCAGGTGAAAGACCTGGTCAGGAGGTTTTCAGTTACCACAGCACAAGAAAAAGCGCCTCCACCACAGGAGGAATTCAGAGAGGGACGCAAACGGTCACAGGTACTGTAGTAAGttactgtgttaaaaatgtCCATTCCTTCACTATACGGTCCGCTGAGTAGAAATCCTGCACTTACTGACTTTCATTCATTGTGAGGATCCGGTGTTTCTTAGCTAACAATCTAATCATTTCATGACACTCAAACTGAGCTCTGTGTGTGATACCGTCACgtaaacagagaggaaaaatacTAATGTTAAAAACCAGGATAATAATAATTGCTCTACAAACTGGTAGTTCAATTATGACTCTAAAAATATTGAAGAGAAGCTGTACTTTATTGACTTTAGTCAATTTTTCCTTTACCAATTAGCAAgcgagagacaaacaaccactcacgtttactcccagggagaatttttacctaacatgcatgtgttttgatggtgggaggaagccggagtacttggagagaacccacgcatacacggtcTATGTCTAATGCTTAGACAGCAAAAAAATCTCCTTAAATGCTCACTGGTGAAATCGTTTGTGGCTTTTTCtgtataaaaaagtaaattttaagAAAAGATATTGGCCAAATGTCTTTAGAAAACATAAATTGTTCAGTTTAAAAGTTGTAAATGTAGCTAATATATGAGGACATATATGGCTGTTGTGGCTCTGATAACACTGTAGAACAGCGTTTTTTTATGGttacatgtttaattttgtgtTGTAGTTCATATTAAATCATAATTAACACgttaaagattattattatataattccAGCTCCAGTCAATGCTTGTGgatgaagtaaaagaaaagcatttacAAGGCTTGTGTCATGAAGTTTAACATCAGTGCTTTGATGCTGAAATGCTGGTACATGTTCTCAAATAAAATCACTAAAGCCGTCCTTTCCATCACCTGAGATTAATCCTGCCCGTGTCTTTTTATGTAACATGTATCTGGATTTTCTGATGATTATGAAGCACTGCTGTTTTCaagctgttttctgctgttatACCATTTACTGACATTGGGCTTTGTAGTTTGGTcatgcaaacaaagaaaaacaaacagccatgaaaacacatttgcacCGAGGGTCTTACCTTAAACCGCAGAAAAAAGCTGTGATTTCACATAAAATCAGATAATTCACATCACTTGTCTAACATCAAATAATCTTCTGGATTCTTTTAATTAGAAATTTGAGCAAAGTAGAAAGAAATCACCTGTTATTTCCTCCCTTTATTGACAGGATGCCACACGAACAAGTACCATCACccccacagcagcagcagcagcctcaaAGAAAGAGGATCCATCATCATGTATGCCATTTTTTGcttcaacaatatttttttaatcattgaaAAGCTGAAGCCATCATGGTTGCTTTCTTTTCTAGTGTGTCAAGCTGCACAGTCTCAGTTTTCCACAGGCGTGAAGGTAGGGAAGACTTCTGAATAAAATAGGGAACTATCTTGCAGAAATgctgctaaaaaaataaataaataagttacaCAAACCATATTTCAGGTGAAGGAATTGGTTCGGATGCTTTCAGTCCAGGAAGCAGCAGTCCGGCCAAACGAGAAacacagagaggaggatgaatcCTCGCAGGTAAAAGTGAGAGAATGATGGTAAAATACTTGTTTCTTTGTCGTAGCGTGTAGTGTGCATCCTCTTCCAAATAATCCTCagcagtttgctgcatttatTCACTTCTAATATTTTCCAGGTCAAAGTTTTGGCCCAAAGTTTTTACCTACCACGACCCAGGAAACAGCAGTGAAGGAAggggagaaagaaaaactaGCACAGGGGTTCTGCTGTTGTCTTAATATCAACACAAAGATCATTTTGTTGGCTCAAATTGATCaagattgatatttttttataacaattaaattgattttagtcattttttagaGGTTATATCAAAGGATAAACCTTGTTCCCTCTAAGGAGTCACAAAAAGAataggaagaaagaaaaacccaaacagCTTCCActgttttgcagcttttttttaattgcctgAACATAATTGAATATTTTATGATTCACTTTTAACCTGTGGACCATTAAATGACACCATGAAAAGAAACACAGTCAGCAGGTAATAATTTAGTATAAAATGTGTGAATaatatcttttgttttatccttttttttcttgacagaAGGAAGCAAATTCAGCAGGAAGTAAGGACACCAAAATGAATTTTTCTGCAGAACATCCATCAGCGGATCCCACATCATGTTCGTAATTTTGCCAATTAATCAGAAATATTCAGGAAATGTGGCTTTACTGTAACCCTCCTCTTTTCTGCAGCACGTGAAACCGAACAGCTCTCAGGGTTTTCCTCTGGTTTGAAGGTAGGACATGCAGAGCAAACCTAGTTTCAGCTGTACGTTACCAGTTTGGATCCAGTTTGCAGTAAATCTTAAAACATGTTTCAGGTCAAGGATCTGGTGCAGATGTTTGCAGCTGCAGCA includes these proteins:
- the LOC121639992 gene encoding muscle M-line assembly protein unc-89-like isoform X3; its protein translation is MSLQVCHCCGWSKVTTYQGLRIHQGRMGCTPKGIRVTEPEQQYMWGYVGPPKVQVDLKVDVCSSFKTETKDQSLQVCHCGWTKFTTYQGLRIHQGKMGCTPKGVRIPKKEQYNWEMCWEDEADYDKYPQTKRVNIKKETLPEIPRMSNRRDEYKSSSMAPHRSSHRTTRSKSGQEKLSTHLQVNRPVREHSVAANPEDGFCLKKKNIKRQPLPENTLSGDMKGVWSAERYNDYTVTTVRTKEEPEDWFAAPDVSLQTTAKIKSRPWLQDYSPEMYTETPTASAVRPKKRHQWAQTPSQGMVGKHPPIIHSEPDVQSKDKQRQDQTFSLVNRSAREQPPSPPVVLPRKKDSLSLNINQEESDSKVERSVREQPSSPPVVLPRKKDAPAYVTERSERFSVQEIQNMLQRKNKMREDNSDIKPPGLGSENVLVSLRINSPTTAAITEEKKSSFTPQPEDAKPDHQLQDFPAAEQAEHHHQHFQVNRSVREQLPSPPVVPPKKKDSPLLKINPEISDSESDQEIQDYLQGKKMIVETLKDIDRPVETAHERTNSPTEVSFIKENKSPSTPQPSFRKPTNPKAAHQLQDFSAAEQGTKSVVRHSKIPPVVPPKTKDSALVKVNQSESEITKDTSTPTNITAVADVSATSHKAAQSGLSTGVKVKDLVRRFSVTTAQEKAPPPQEEFREGRKRSQDATRTSTITPTAAAAASKKEDPSSLCQAAQSQFSTGVKVKELVRMLSVQEAAVRPNEKHREEDESSQEANSAGSKDTKMNFSAEHPSADPTSSRETEQLSGFSSGLKVKDLVQMFAAAAKKSSTDKGEAKRSREARRDGRF
- the LOC121639992 gene encoding muscle M-line assembly protein unc-89-like isoform X2, which translates into the protein MSLQVCHCCGWSKVTTYQGLRIHQGRMGCTPKGIRVTEPEQQYMWGYVGPPKVQVDLKVDVCSSFKTETKDQSLQVCHCGWTKFTTYQGLRIHQGKMGCTPKGVRIPKKEQYNWEMCWEDEADYDKYPQTKRVNIKKETLPEIPRMSNRRDEYKSSSMAPHRSSHRTTRSKSGQEKLSTHLQVNRPVREHSVAANPEDGFCLKKKNIKRQPLPENTLSGDMKGVWSAERYNDYTVTTVRTKEEPEDWFAAPDVSLQTTAKIKSRPWLQDYSPEMYTETPTASAVRPKKRHQWAQTPSQGMVGKHPPIIHSEPDVQSKDKQRQDQTFSLVNRSAREQPPSPPVVLPRKKDSLSLNINQEESDSKVERSVREQPSSPPVVLPRKKDAPAYVTERSERFSVQEIQNMLQRKNKMREDNSDIKPPGLGSENVLVSLRINSPTTAAITEEKKSSFTPQPEDAKPDHQLQDFPAAEQAEHHHQHFQVNRSVREQLPSPPVVPPKKKDSPLLKINPEISDSESDQEIQDYLQGKKMIVETLKDIDRPVETAHERTNSPTEVSFIKENKSPSTPQPSFRKPTNPKAAHQLQDFSAAEQGTKSVVRHSKIPPVVPPKTKDSALVKVNQSESEITKDTSTPTNITAVADVSATSHKAAQSGLSTGVKVKDLVRRFSVTTAQEKAPPPQEEFREGRKRSQDATRTSTITPTAAAAASKKEDPSSLCQAAQSQFSTGVKVKELVRMLSVQEAAVRPNEKHREEDESSQKEANSAGSKDTKMNFSAEHPSADPTSSRETEQLSGFSSGLKVKDLVQMFAAAAKKSSTDKGEAKRSREARRDGRF
- the LOC121639992 gene encoding muscle M-line assembly protein unc-89-like isoform X1, whose amino-acid sequence is MSLQVCHCCGWSKVTTYQGLRIHQGRMGCTPKGIRVTEPEQQYMWGYVGPPKVQVDLKVDVCSSFKTETKDQSLQVCHCGWTKFTTYQGLRIHQGKMGCTPKGVRIPKKEQYNWEMCWEDEADYDKYPQTKRVNIKKETLPEIPRMSNRRDEYKSSSMAPHRSSHRTTRSKSGQEKLSTHLQVNRPVREHSVAANPEDGFCLKKKNIKRQPLPENTLSGDMKGVWSAERYNDYTVTTVRTKEEPEDWFAAPDVSLQTTAKIKSRPWLQDYSPEMYTETPTASAVRPKKRHQWAQTPSQGMVGKHPPIIHSEPDVQSKDKQRQDQTFSLVNRSAREQPPSPPVVLPRKKDSLSLNINQEESDSKVERSVREQPSSPPVVLPRKKDAPAYVTERSERFSVQEIQNMLQRKNKMREDNSDIKPPGLGSENVLVSLRINSPTTAAITEEKKSSFTPQPEDAKPDHQLQDFPAAEQAEHHHQHFQVNRSVREQLPSPPVVPPKKKDSPLLKINPEISDSESDQEIQDYLQGKKMIVETLKDIDRPVETAHERTNSPTEVSFIKENKSPSTPQPSFRKPTNPKAAHQLQDFSAAEQGTKSVVRHSKIPPVVPPKTKDSALVKVNQSESEITKDTSTPTNITAVADVSATSHKAAQSGLSTGVKVKDLVRRFSVTTAQEKAPPPQEEFREGRKRSQDATRTSTITPTAAAAASKKEDPSSLCQAAQSQFSTGVKVKELVRMLSVQEAAVRPNEKHREEDESSQVKKEANSAGSKDTKMNFSAEHPSADPTSSRETEQLSGFSSGLKVKDLVQMFAAAAKKSSTDKGEAKRSREARRDGRF